CAGAGCGACATTCATAAATGGCGACCATTCAGGAACAAGGTACAATTTACAGCGTACAATCCTTTATGGGTGGAACTTAATAAACAATATATTTTACTCTATGCAATGTCCAATGCAACAGTGTAGATGGAACGCCTCTACAATCGCAACCAAAGAGGCAAAGGAGAACCCGAGCCCGCCGACAAACAGGTGAATAACGTTTCCATACTGCTGTTCATGTTACTGGTGTATCGTTATAAGATAGTGTTAAACTAACTCCTTTCAAGGTACTGTTCGCACAGACTTACCTGTGGCCCACGTTGCACACCCCTTGCCTACAGACCAGTTGAAACTTCCACAAAGTAAAGTTTGCACTAAATGCAATGCCCTAAAGATTGCATATGAATCCCCATTATTCTGCTGTGCTGATGGAACAATCCACTTGCCTACAAATGCATTCCCTCCCGCCTTAGCACGGCTGTACACTTCGCCTGACGAGGATGCAGTTCATTTCCGGGCATACGCAAGAATGTATAACAACTTATTTGCCTTTAGCTCATTTGGTGGAGATTATATAGCATCCACTCAGAAAGGTATTTATGTCTTTCAACTTCATGGCCAGATATATCATAACGTACCTAAATTGCTTCCCGATAATTGTAAACCCAAATATTTGCAGCTATATTTCTATGATGGTCAACATGAAGCGTTGAATCGCATTGGATGCTTCCCCGAAGTCAGAGGGGATATCGTTAACACCCTTATACAAATTACAACTGACAATCCCTATGCACGTTTCTTTCGATCCCTAAGAGAACTACCCATTAATGAAAATACCCAAATAAGAATTCACAGAAATCCTGTCCTTGACCAACGAGTGTATAATGCGCCCACGTCTGATGAGGTTGCTGTTATTTGGACAGATAACTCATCATCTAGCGAATCTAGCACTCCACATATAATTGTGACTGCGAAGAATAACCAATCCCATAGAATAGTGCATTACTATGGGGGCTACGATCCTTTGCAGTACCCATTACTTTTCCCATACGGAGAGTGTGGGTGGGTGCAAGGGCTTCAAAAGCTAAACTCAAATGCAGCCCAGAGAGGGGCCAATGTTCATAGTAGGATATCTTCTGAACATAGCCAAACCGTCGAGTGCCTGTTAGAAGATGAATCGAACCGTATGTGACCTTACCAGTAAAACTTACTTACATGTTAATAGATTTACAAAAAGTAGTAAGAAGAGTGGCATCTGCATTAGCTAATTGTTTATACATGTCAACGACAGGTGCCGTACAAATATATGGGCCAAAGTCGAAGTTCGTTTCATGCCGCCGGTATTATTGTTACAAATTGCGAACCGTCCCGGAATATGTTACTTAGAACAGGACGGTGTTTTCAGCAGTACGTGGTTGACATGTATGTTAAGATCGAAAATACAAGGCTTGATTATTTTCGGAACAATCAAGAAACGATAAGGGCTGAGTTATACCAAGGAATTCTTGATACTGTTGGGGCAGGCGAGCATCGCGCGGCGAACATTGGCAAGCGAGTTATTTTGCCACCGACTTTCTTGGGAGGACCCCGGGACATGAAAAAAAGATATCTGAACTCAATGGCTCTTGTTCATAGGTTTGGAAAACCAGATCTGTTTGTCACCATGACATGCAATGCTAACTGGCCTGAGATAAAAGATCAACTAGCTTCAGGAGAGGAGGCTCAGAATAGACCGGACTTAGTAGCTAGAGTCTTCCGTGCTAAGCTTTTAGCGCTGAAGAAACAAATTGTAGAAAAGCAAATCTTTGGCGAAGTGGCTGCGTACGTATATGTAGTTGAATTCCAAAAAAGGGGTCTCCCTCATGTGCACTTCCTTATCATTTTGAAAGATGGGTATAGGCTGAAATGCCCAGCTGATTTTGACAAATTTGTTTCTGCTGAAATACCGTCTATGGCAAACCCATCCCTTCGTAAGTCTGTGCTTAAGCACATGATGCACGGTCCTTGTGGCAATCTTAATCCTGCATGTTCGTGTATGAAACATCCCAACACACTAGGGCGCTGCAAATTTAATTACCCAAAGCCCTACACACCTGATACTATAATTAATGGTTCTGGGTATCCGGACTATAGGAGACGCAACACAGGCCACGTGGTTGTTATACGGAAGCACAATATGGACAACAGATGGGTTATCCCTTATAACCCATACTTATTGTCACTGTTCGACTGTCATCTGAATGTTGAAGTATGTTCAACAATGCACGCAGTGAAATATTTATATAAGTATATATACAAAGGCCATGACAGGGTATCCTTTAGTTTAGCTGAAGGTGAAGAACCTCAAGCAGTAGATGAAATTTCGCAATACCAAACAGGCCGGTGGGTATCTCCATGTGAAGCAGCTTGGCGAATATTTGGCTTTGATCTATTTGAGACACAACCACCGGTGATGCCCCTTCAGGTGCACCTTCCAAACATGCAGACAATACGCCTCAGGCCAACAGATAATTTAGCTGATCTCATTGCTGATGAAAAAAAGAGCCGCACGCCTCTAACTGAGTTTTTCAGGACAAGTGCAACCGAAGGATGCCCCAAATTGTTGTATGGTGAATTCACAGAGCACTACCGTTGGGATACGGGGTCTAGAACTTGGGAAAAGAGGAAAAACAAAGTTATTGCAATTGGCAGACTGGTTTTTGTAGCACCAGCCGAAGGTGAGAGGTTTTTCCTAAGGCTGTTGTTACTACACATCCGAGGTCCCACCTCATTTGAGTATCTGAAAACGGTGGATGGATACGTGTGTGCAACATTCCAAGAGGCGGCCTTGCGACACAGGTTGGTTGAAGAAGAGGAAGCTGCCGAATTATGTATGGCAGAAGCGTGTGCAATGCAGATGCCTATTGTACTTCGTCGCCTTTTCTCAACATTACTAATTTTCGCCCAACCAAAGGACCCGTCCTTGTTATGGAGTACACACTACGAATCGTTGTCAGATGATTTTAGATTTCAATTTCCTGACGACCCACTGAAAATTAGTCAGCTAACAGCACGTGCAGTCGAGAGGTATTTAGAAGCTATGGGAAAGACAATGGCAGAGTTTGGGCTGGATCATCTAGATACCTGCACTGATGACGACGCTCGACGCAATAGAGATATAGTTGATGCCCTGGATGCAGCAATACCTGAAGACTGCAGATTGTGTAAAACTCTGTTAAATCCAGCTCAAAAAGACGCATTTACAACAATTATGGGACACATACAGTCGTCGAAACCAGGGGCATTCTTTATAGACGGACCGGGGGGCACCGGTAAAACTTTCTTATACAAAGCATTGTACGCTGAGGTGCGCATGATGGGAGAAATTTTCTTACCTACGGCGTCTTCAGGAATAGCTGCAGCTAACATACCCGGCGGGCGAACAACGCATTCGCAGTTCAAAATACCCTTGGAATGTGACATATCTCTGGCATGTGACGTCCCCAAACAAAGTAGCCTAGCTGCATTGATCCGTTCAACAAGTTTGATAATTTGGGATGAGGCTTCAATGTCAAAACGCCAAAATATTGAGTCTCTAGACCATCTTCTTCGAGACTTGTGTGACCCAAACCAGCTTTTTGGAGGAAAGGTGGTTGTATTCGGAGGTGACTTTCGGCAAACACTTCCTATTCTACCTCGAAAATCCCAGCATGAAGTCGTAGAAGCGAGTTTGTTCAGCTCACACCTCTGGCCAAGGCTTATTAAATTTAGCCTGACTGAAAACCTACATGCTAAAGATGATCCGGAATTTGCAAAGTTTTTACTTGCACTTGGCAATGGCGAGTTACAAACGAAAGAATGTGAGAACATAGAACTTCCGGATGGTATTGTCAGAGTTCTGGACCAGTCAAGTCCAAATCCAATTGCTGATTTAGCGGCACTTGCATTTCCAGAATTAGCATTTGGGACCTTTGATCCTAACCTATTTACAGATCGAGCTATTTTAACACCCTTAAACGACGATGTTGATGCCATTAATGACGCTCTAATTGACCAGTTCCCAGGACAATCTGTAACATACACAAGTCACGATTCAATGTTAGATGACACCTGTGCAGTCTATCCTGCTGAGTTCATCAACAAATTGAATCCGGGGGGAATGAGTCCTCACAAACTTATACTTAAAGAAAATTGCCTTGTTATTCTGATTCGGAACCTCCAACCATCATTTGGCTTATGCAATGGCACACGACTAATATATAAGAAGTTTTTACCAAACACAATTGAATGTGTAATTATGACTGGGCAAAACAGGGGAGACACCGTGCTGATACCACGGATCAAACTCCGCCCAGCTCCTTCAGCTAACTATCCTTTTCAATTCCAGAGGAACCAGTTTCCATTGAAGCTCAGCTTTGCAATGACAGTCAACAAATGTCAAGGTCAAACTTTAAGTCAGGTTGCTGTGTACCTACCTCGCCCATGTTTCTCTCATGGACAGCTATATGTGGCACTATCCAGAGCACGGAAAGCAAAACACGTTACAGTTGTCGCAGCACCGGGCCCAGAAACAGTTCCCGCTACCTTCGTCAGAAACGTCGTATCATATGAAGCTCTAACCCTTGCAGGAATTGTACCACTTACTACCATTTAAAGGTAAACTACTGCTACTGATTTACTACCTGAACATTACATCTCTTGACGGATTATTGTTAGGAATTTAATCACAGCTAATATTAACAAATTTTACTTGTATTGTACAATAGGCTTTGAATAGACAAGTAGTGCTGATTCTGTACACTTGGAGCTACAAACTTCCTGAACATTATCTACGACTTACTATGCACAGCACTGCCATGTGAAAAAAGGCGCTACCTTAGCTTTGATTGGACCAGCGCTATTTGGTGATGACATCCCAGCTCAAGTGTTCAGTTGCCAGATATGCCAGCTGCTATAAACTATAGTCCAATGGACGATGAATTAGCTTTTGGAAATATGTATGCCTAACCAACAACTTAAAATCACAGTGGTCTACTAAATATTTGTGTGCTGAAAATTGAACGATTAGGCTGACCACTAAATAGAAGTTAGATTCCATAGAATGCTTATATGAACAATGAACTTCTCCTCTATGTAAACCAGATATTAGGCATAATATTAAGGGTGATATTTTATGAAGATGTAGATTTTAATGATtccattcccaaaaaaaaatactccctccaatttcgtTTATTATTCCCCTTTCCCTTTCCATCCATTTTTCTTATTATTCCCTCTCTCCTTTTTGGGACAACTTTGTATGGCGCAAAATCAGTTTAATGCGGGATAATGTGTATTGTATACTCCAAATTGATTCACTCATTTCTCATACCAAAAAAGAAAGGGggacaataaatgaaattggagggagcATTTATAATCAAACCTCCTAAAAGGGTATTTTAATCCTAAACAGATGGTGCATCAAAAAGTTAAACGTAATTGTGCATGTATATGTGTACAACTACTTACTAATCATACTCACAATATCTAATGTATTAATGCCATTATAACCTATATATTGCCATTCAAACATAGAATTACTAATATCCATCCTACCACAATAAGACATAGAACTGCAATAtcttctaaaaaaaaaaataattcaattaaaaaaaaactaCACGCAAAAAAAAATGCGGAAACTGGACAAATCAATATACAGGAAAACAACTTAGTACATATTAAAAACGAAGCAACACacacaaaaaatccaaaaaaaaaaaagaaaaaagattttAAAAAACTAACAAACCAACAACAAAATAGGTGTTAATTGTTAATCATATATGCCTTGTTAATTGTTAATCATATATGCCTTGTTACTAAAAAACTAACAAACCAACTAACAAactaacaaaacaacaacaaaaccacgaaaaaaaaaagagatatgCCTTGTTAATTGTTAATCatatactaaaattaataaaCTACTTAGTCTAAATACAATATTATCCGGAAATGACCGTTTACAGTACAATCAACTATTCCTACTAATTGACAATTCCACCCAAATAGCCCACCTTACCACAAAAAATAATTGATTTTAAAAGTACAATAGCTCTACATACCACATATATACAACTACCCTCACTAAAATTCTTCCCTTAATATACTCCAACACTCCATAGGTCATAGGCATAAAGCTAATGTCAGTAACACAGTCCAACAATGTGTCCCTCTGTCAGTAAAACAATATACTAAAAGTATAAACCACACCACTCCTCAATACTGATCTTCATAAAAACAAGTTAAGCAAAGCTTTCAAAACAAGATTCATTGGAAGAATTAACTGTGATCTTACGCTCTTCCTTCGACAGGAAACAATTCTAATTACCAACTGTAAGGAGGTAATCTCTTTAAAACTGTTTTTGCTTGCAATTATGTGTATTAGAAAGTAATTGTTTCAACTTTCAGCTTCTGTAATAACATGCATGATTATAATGGTAACTTTACAATGATTAGATTTGTAATATGTTGTAGTTATGCTATAGAATGTCCTGCATCAATGGCGTTAATGCTATTTATATACAAACATTTAGCCTTTTTAAATTTTAGGGCTTCTAAATTCTAATGGTGTTAGAGGTAAAATCAGGTTACCCTTGTTGCTCTGTTTAATACCTTCCAGTGTACAATTGTCAATCTGCTTAACAAAGCTTTCTTTCAAACCAACAGCAGTGAGATACAAGTTGAAATATAAACTTATCAGAAGTAAAAGACAATTCCACTGTCAACACATTCATTACATTTACAGTGTACATACTATATTGTTCTGTGTTTTACGTGCTATTAGAATCTATGAAACTTTCAGATAAAATTGTGCCTTCATATAACTAGAACTTGAGCATTGTTGTTATATTTCAATTTGCAATCATATCCTTTAAATAACAGTACTGTTCTACAAAAATTTCCAGCAATTGTGCATCTAATTTACCTGAACACTTGCTTACATTCTCGCGATGATGCTTTATATACAGTGCACCGTCTATCATGACTGAAGGCAGAGTATATTTAGATGAGCTGAACACCAATAGCACAAATTACAGGGTCAAGGTTAAGGTTTTGCAAAAAGGGAAAGCCCAAAGATCTGCAAAGGATGTCCTCTATCAGACGGTGGTACTGCATGATGATAAGGCAAATAACATGTCTATTATATTGTGTATATCATGCATACCAAGTTTATAGGAATGCCACTGTGTGTTATTAATTACCAGTCATCAATTTGTTATTTGTGTACTTAAGTCGTCTATATAGCTTTGTTGGATTTTGTCTACACTGAGTTGGTTATGTAAAACTTTTAATCTCAGCTTACTTTACATTTAATGAGTACTTTCATGCAGATGTCACTGCGTTTCCCGTGCTGTATTTACAGAAACACAAATAATAGCCATCGCTCTTTTTCGTTTTGCCGGCGTCAACTATGAAAACTACTTGCCGTGTTTCAAAAAACGACctttttttaacaaaataaaaccaaaaaaaaacaaatatctTACTGAGTTTGAGATATCTCTGTACAGGGACATAAAATGCGGGGAATTCTATTTGGGGATCAAGTTGCAGCTCATGAAGAAGCAATTATGTGCAACGGAGTATATGAAATTGCAAATGCCCCAATCAGGCCAATGCAGGACCAATATAGGCGAGATCCTGCTGAAGTTCCATACACAATGGGTTTTGGGAAGCAGACACTAATCCGCCCGCTTACAACTACACCTGAGGCCTTACTTCCAGAATACCAGAATGTTTCCCAAGTACCAAAAACAGCAACACCTTACGACATTTTTGGTAAAAAACGAATGTGCAGAATGACTTCACTTACTTACATAATGTTTCTGTTTATTAACCCTAACAAAAATGATGCTACCAGACGTTGCTGGAATCCTGTTGTATGTCGAACCGGTTGCGCGCGAAGTTCCCTCCAAGCAAGGCCGCAAAAGCACTGTTAGGGAGATGGTTATTACTGACCACATGTAACGCTTGTTGCATTTTAAAAAACATACTGGACATACCGACCTCCCAACTAACTAACACTACCACTTATGGCCCAGTTCTGAACAACCAATTGTAGTCTCAGCTTGGAATGATCTTTCAGAAGACGAATGTGATAAGCTGACATCCATAGTCGATAAATTACCTGTAATTGGCTTCACAGCTTTACGGGTTTCCAGCTATAAAGGTATAACCTATAACAGTGTCAAAAGGTTTATCATGTTCCAATATATCTGCTGTATTAATCTAAGAATCATGCAGGCTTCTCATTAACATGCACCATGTCAACCATAATCAATACGGATCCTACAGGTCCTAAAATTACTGCCCAGATAGAATGGTATGATCTCTTCGGCTCTAAACCTAAAACATTATTTGCCAACTTTATTTTTAGTGCTTAGTTAAACACCACTGACTTACTAATCACAGTTATCTTCTGTAGGGGGGGGCCGGAACAGAAACTCCCTGAAAGATTTACAGTCAAAAATTTACCAGCTCAGAGACTCGGACACACCTACACCTCTAATTACGTTGGGTAATCTCACTAAAAAAAAGGTATAAACAAATGGCTTGCAAGTGGTCATCTTAAGAAAACAATATGTTATATGTACACACTTAATATTAAGTTGCCCTTACGTCCACTGTCTTACATTCGATATCTAATGTGTAATTCGCAACAGGCAAGCAAGACGCTTCAGGACGAGAAGTACAAATTGAACGTCACAGTGCCAAAACCAGACTGCGCGAAAAATTAATGCGTACTTAGGCTGTTCAAACTGTGGTAAACGTCCTGACTATGCATCTGGAGAATCTTTCAAATGTGAAACATGCACTAAAGATGGAGTGCTGTCAGAGCCAAGGTAGACTACACGCACATTTCCTGTAAATGACACACTCAAAGTGTTTAATGATCAAACTCTTCTATATTAGTAACTTATACAATTTAAACGCAGGATTACATTCAATTGTGAAGTCTCAGACGGAACTGGACAGATAGAAATAACAGCATTCACAACAGATGCAGTTGCAATGTTCCAGATGTCGGCTGCAGATATATTCCATATGAAACATACAGTACGTTATCGCATTTAAATAGCGTCTGCACTTATAACACTACAGAGCAGTATCCGACATTCATACCAGCTGACCTCTAAACGTGAATAGCAGACAAATGAACAACACCATTTAGGACCCAAAAATTACAACTTTAGTTATGTCTTCTCAAACCAACCTGTAACAAACATTTTGAATATCAAAAAAATACCATGTGCCATTGTGGTAGAGCGACTAAATCAGATAAACAAGTAGGCTAGTGCAGCCAGATTACTGAATTAACATCGAaacgtcataaaacataaatgcTGACTTTAAAAAACATTAAAGATTCAATTCAAGAAAATGTCCTATTTGTAATATCTAAGTTGAGCTATTGTCCTCTCTTTCAGAATGACAGTATAACCTTCACGAAAGCTTGTGAACCTTTAAAGAATGGGCCCTTGGTAATTGAAGTTTCACCAAAGATTGCGCTATCAAGAAACAATATTTTGCAATGGGCTCTTCGTAAAATTGTTGCGCCCCATCGCAACACAGAGATGCGTCAGAACAATCAGAAGCAAACACGGACGATCAAAACAGAGATCACAGTTCAAATATCATCGATCATGGTCGATTCGATCGGCTAGCGTCGAGCGAAAATTACAATTTGAAGAAACAGACGACCCTCTACAAAACTAACCCTGGTTGATATTGCAGTGACTTCCGACTATCCTGCATTACGAAAGCTTTCTGCGTCAGTCGTTACAAGTCCTGAAAACATCCAGTTGCAGTCTGAAGCTCCTACTGAAATTGCCGATAATGAAATTACTCATCCACCTGATGTCTCTACTAATACGACTAAAGCGCTTTCCATGCCCACAACCCCATTGCTGAAACCACCCAAAGCTGAAAAAACTGCTTCATGCACTCCAGAAACCCCAGCGCAGGGCACTCCAAAGCGCCACACTACCAAGCAGGGTTCTGGATCGCCTACCAAGAAAAGGAAAAACACCAGCAGCTCAGCTGCAACCCAGTAGTCCCAGATTCTAACACTTCCAAGCTGTACGTCTGCAGCATATATGTAAATAGTAACTAAGACTGCCTTCTCTACTTATAAAACCTTGACAGTGCACCTCCTATCCATTTCTAGAAAACGAAATGGTTGTGTAGAGGCTATAGGGCGCCTCTAACATTTTGGGAACACTTTTGCATACATAGCATTGTGTTCCGACCAAAAGCATTTCGATTTTTGCTTTTGGGGTTAAATGTATTATTTTGGACCTATGCTTCCAAAAAATGtccaaaaaaaaataattattgTGTTTAAGTAACTAATTAACGATCCAGTCCAAGTTTCTTTTATGAATTAATCATGTATACTGTTCCACATAAATAATCATCTATGCCTAATAATTACAAGATGAAATTTCATAGATAAGCCCTATGAAAGTAATGGTTCCATTTAACGTGTAATTTACTTTCTAAACGTCTGCCAACAAAAACATTTGACAGAACTTTCTAAATTGGTCTGCCCTTTCACTGGTATACATCCATACGCTTTACAAACAGACAGAAGAAAGTTAGCATTGTAGCcggacaagaaaaaaaaaaagtaagtaaACAGTATCAATGGCaccaaaaataattaaaacatttgACACTGCACAAACCAGATGATTCGATTGACAGTTGCACGTACATCTAACCAGTCAGTTGGAGACAAACTATATATCTTACCTTCAAAACACAATCCCCTGAATTAAGCAAAAGAAATGTACAACTCAAAAGATAATATTCTCCACAATATCTAAAGAGTGTATGATTAGACCTTATAGAACATGCATACATACAACATAGATAATTCATTAAACAGTATTAATAAAAGATTAAACATATTACATAGAACGATATTACAGTGTTAtacaacaacaaaagaaaaaacAATAATATAGATTCTAATCTCGTTTACTAAACATAAAAGCTCAAATATTGTTCTCAGCTCACCACATACTACACACCCACACCCCCACCcaaaaaaataacataaaagCACTATCATAAAATTCAAAGATCTAACCACATATTGTAGAGGCAGTCTTAAACATCTTGCTCCAGCTTATCCAAGGTACATACATTTTTTCCCTGTTATTCTTCAAACCAAATCGATAAGGCTAGCAGTCAGTCACAAACAAACTTTTACGTAGTTTACTGCAAAAATA
This sequence is a window from Silene latifolia isolate original U9 population chromosome 8, ASM4854445v1, whole genome shotgun sequence. Protein-coding genes within it:
- the LOC141595011 gene encoding uncharacterized protein LOC141595011, translating into MGQSRSSFHAAGIIVTNCEPSRNMLLRTGRCFQQYVVDMYVKIENTRLDYFRNNQETIRAELYQGILDTVGAGEHRAANIGKRVILPPTFLGGPRDMKKRYLNSMALVHRFGKPDLFVTMTCNANWPEIKDQLASGEEAQNRPDLVARVFRAKLLALKKQIVEKQIFGEVAAYVYVVEFQKRGLPHVHFLIILKDGYRLKCPADFDKFVSAEIPSMANPSLRKSVLKHMMHGPCGNLNPACSCMKHPNTLGRCKFNYPKPYTPDTIINGSGYPDYRRRNTGHVVVIRKHNMDNRWVIPYNPYLLSLFDCHLNVEVCSTMHAVKYLYKYIYKGHDRVSFSLAEGEEPQAVDEISQYQTGRWVSPCEAAWRIFGFDLFETQPPVMPLQVHLPNMQTIRLRPTDNLADLIADEKKSRTPLTEFFRTSATEGCPKLLYGEFTEHYRWDTGSRTWEKRKNKVIAIGRLVFVAPAEGERFFLRLLLLHIRGPTSFEYLKTVDGYVCATFQEAALRHRLVEEEEAAELCMAEACAMQMPIVLRRLFSTLLIFAQPKDPSLLWSTHYESLSDDFRFQFPDDPLKISQLTARAVERYLEAMGKTMAEFGLDHLDTCTDDDARRNRDIVDALDAAIPEDCRLCKTLLNPAQKDAFTTIMGHIQSSKPGAFFIDGPGGTGKTFLYKALYAEVRMMGEIFLPTASSGIAAANIPGGRTTHSQFKIPLECDISLACDVPKQSSLAALIRSTSLIIWDEASMSKRQNIESLDHLLRDLCDPNQLFGGKVVVFGGDFRQTLPILPRKSQHEVVEASLFSSHLWPRLIKFSLTENLHAKDDPEFAKFLLALGNGELQTKECENIELPDGIVRVLDQSSPNPIADLAALAFPELAFGTFDPNLFTDRAILTPLNDDVDAINDALIDQFPGQSVTYTSHDSMLDDTCAVYPAEFINKLNPGGMSPHKLILKENCLVILIRNLQPSFGLCNGTRLIYKKFLPNTIECVIMTGQNRGDTVLIPRIKLRPAPSANYPFQFQRNQFPLKLSFAMTVNKCQGQTLSQVAVYLPRPCFSHGQLYVALSRARKAKHVTVVAAPGPETVPATFVRNVVSYEALTLAGIVPLTTI